The DNA window AGACCAGATCGAAATGGCCCGTGCGGTCGGCGTCCGGGTGGCGGATGCCCGGTCCGACGTAGAGCTTCATGAACGCCCCGATCCCGTTCAGCCGCGCGTTCTCGCGTGCCACGCGCACGGCTTCTGGATCGATGTCGCCGGCCACCACGGGCCGCTTCAGAATTTTCGCCGCCGCAAAGGCCAGGATCCCCGTGCCGGTCCCGACATCGAGCACGTGGCGGGGCGTGCGCGTCTTCAACTCATCCACGAACGCGAGCAGGCAGCCCTTGGTGGTGCCGTGATGGCCCGTGCCGAAGGCGAGCCCGGCTTCGATTTCGATGGCGATGTCGCTCGGGCGCCGTTCGTGCCGATCATGCGAGCCATGGACGAAGATGCGGCCCGCACGGACAGGCTTGAGACCTTCGAGCGAGGCCTTCACCCAATCCTTCTGCTCGATCGGAAGGAAGACGCCCTTGTCCGCTTCCGTGCCGACGATGGGCCGCAGCAGGTCCCGGATCGCAGCCTCGTCGGGCTGATGGGCGAAATAGGCTTCCAGCATCCATGGACCGCCATCCTCCGTCTCGAAGGACGCGACGGCCGTTTCGGCCGGATCGAAAATCTCCCCGATCATGTCGGTCATGGCGCGGGCGGAGCGCTCGTCCGTGGTGATGCGGAAGACGTGGGTGGGGCGGTTGGGATGAAGACCTTCGAGCATGGCCTCGCCTTAGCACCCCTTGCCCCGCAGGTCACCTGTCCGTGAGATCGAGCATTTCCGGGAACCGTCGAAGTGACGTCCCGTTGTGCCCTCACCCGATGCCGCGGCAGCCCTTGGCTGACGGCCGCGCTTGTTCCCTCTCCAGGAGATCCACCATGCCGGGACGTCTTTTCGACAAGGTTGCCATCGTGACGGGTGCCGGCACCGGCATCGGCGAGGCCATCGCCCTCAAGTTCGCCCAGGAGGGCGCGCGCCTTCTCCTCGTCGGCCTGCCGGATGATCCGGTGGACGATGTGGCCCGTACGATCAATGGGGCAGGCGGGTTTGCCGAGGTATATCTCGGCGACATCGCCGAGGAGCGTCACGCGCAAGCGGCCGTCGAAGCCTGCGTGAGTGCCTATGGGCGCATCGATGTCCTGGTCAACAACGCGGGCGTCTTCCTGGCGATCGCCGAGACCCAGGATTATCCCATCGACAAGTTCGACGAGACCTTCCGGTCGAACGTTCGCTCGGTCTTCCTCATGACCAGGTTCGCCTTGCCGCATCTGCAGGAAAGCCATGGCAACATCATCGCCACGGGCTCGGAGGCCGGCATGATCGGTCATCCGAAGAACACGCCCTATGGCGGCACGAAGGCCTTCATTCATTCCTTCATCCGCGGCGTGGCGGCCGAGCAGGTCCCTTACGGTGTGCGTGCCAACTGCGTCTGCCCCGGTCCCATCGACACCGCCTGGACGCACAAATCCACGGGCCCCATGGACGCGGAACTCGCCACGATGATCACGCAGGCTACTCCCATGGGCCGGCGCGGCACCCCGGAGGAGGTTGCGAACGTGTTCTGCTTCCTCGCCTCCGACGAGGCGAGCTTCGTCACGGGCGCGCTCTACATGGTCGATGGCGGCATCACGATCTCGAAGGGACCGGTTGGTGCCAAGGCCTCGTCGCATTTCAAGAAGCAGCCGAAAGGCAAGCTGCCGACGCGCCATTCCCATGACGGCCTTAAGAACAAGGACTACGAGACCCTGACCTGAGCCCTCGCTTCCGGAGCCGATCATGACCATGCTTTTCGAAACGGGCCTGTCCCGCCGGCTCTTCCTGCGCGGCACGGGCGGAGGACTTCTCTTAGGCTCCGCACTGGCGGCCGCAGGGCCGAGCTTTGCGCAGAGCAGCGGTGCGAGCGGGGGCGGCGGGTCGACCCTGCCGCCGGACCGGCCGACGGGGCGGCCCATGCCGGAGATGGAAAAGGCCATGCCGGAAGCACCCGGCAAGCGCCTGGGCTATGCCATCGTGGGGCTTGGGCAGTTCGCCCTGAACCAGATCATCCCGTCCTTCGCGGAAAGCAAGTCGTCGAAGCTCGTGGCCTTGGTCTCGGGAAACCGGGACAAGGCGCTTCAGGTGGCCGAGCGCTACGGAGTCCAGCAGAAGAACATCTACGACTATCAGAGCTTCGACCGCATCGCCGACAACGACGAGATCGACATCGTCTACATCATCCTGCCCAACGCCCTGCACGCGGAATATACGGTGCGGGCCTTCAAGGCGGGCAAGCATGTGCTGTGCGAAAAGCCCATGGCAGTGACGGCCGAGGAATGCGAGACCATGATCCGCGCCGGCCGCGAGGCGGACCGCAAGCTCATGATCGCCTACCGGGCCCAATACGAGCCGTACAACATGGAAGCGATCCGCATGGCGCGGGAAGGCGAGCTGGGCAAGATCCGTCTCGTCACCAGCGATCACGGGCGCATTCTCGATCCCAAGGTGCCGGCCGATCAGTGGCGCATGGTGAAAGCGCTCGCGGGTGGCGGATCGCTCTATGACATCGGCATCTACTCGCTGCAGGCGGCCCGCTACATCACGGGCGAGGAGCCGGTGGAGGTCTCTGCCCATATCTCCAGCGACACGAGCGATCCGCGCTTCAGAGAGATCGAGGAGCTCGTGGCGTTCCAACTCCGCTTCCCGTCGGGAGCGCTGGCCAGCCTGACATCGTCCTACTCCACTTCGCCGGTCAAGCGCATCCAGGTCTTCGGTTCGAAGGCTTCGCTGGTGCTCGATCCCGCCACCGAATACGAGCGCCACCAGATGATGGTGAAGACCGAGAAGGAGGAGCGGCGGGTGCAGAGTCCGGAAGGCAACCAGTTTGCCGCCGAGATGGATCACATGGCAAAGGCGGTGCTGGAGAAGCGGGAGCCCAAGACCCCCGGCGAGGAGGGTCTGCGCGACATCCGCATCATGCAGGCCGTCTATCGGGCCGCCCAGGAGGGCCGGCCCGTGTCCCTGGAGACGACAGGATCGACCGCCCGATAAGCCGCGATCCTGCCGTCGGCACGGGCGATCAGCCGGCCTGCAAAACCTTCTCTACAGGCTGCAGCACTTGCAGTTTCCCGGCTTCCTCGGCCTTGTACGCGCGCTGGGTGTCCGTGATGTAATCGCGCACGATCGGCGCGGCATCGCGTTTGCGGGCCAGCTGCATGTGGAACACGAGCTGGCTGCCGGTCGTGAACATGGTCTCGGCGCTGATGAGATAGAACTCGAACATCCGGCAGAAGCGCTCGTCGTACATGGCGGCGATCTTCTCCCGGTTGGCTTCGAAGCGCCGATGCCAATGATTGAGCGTCTTCGCGTAGTGAAGGCGCAGGAATTCCAGATCCGTCACCCAGAGCTGGTTCTGCTCGACAACGGGAAACACCTCCGACAGGGCGGGCGAGTAGGCGCCCGGAAAGATGTATTTCCTGAGCCACGGACTTGCCGTTCCGGGAGGGCTCATCTTGCCGATGGAGTGCAGCACCATCAGTCCGTCATCGTTGAGCAGAGCGTTGATCTTGGCGAAGAACTCGCCGTAATGGTGCACTCCCACGTGCTCGAACATGCCCACCGACACGATGCGGTCGAACCTCCTGTCGACCTTGCGATAGTCGAGCAGCTCGAAGCGCACTCGATCCGACAGGCCGGCGCGCCGTGCCTTCTCGTTGGAGAGTTCATACTGCTCCTTCGACAGAGTGACGCCCGTGACGTCCACGTTCTCCATAGCGGCGAGATAAAGCGCGAGATCGCCCCAGCCGCTGCCGATGTCGAGGATCTTCAGGCCGGGCCTGAGCTGCAGCTTGGACGCGATGAGACGCAGCTTGTTCTGCTGCGCCTCTTCCAGCGTGTCGTCGTCGTTGACGAAATACGCGCAGGAATACTGCATGCCCTTGTCGAGGAAGAGCTTGTAGAAGTCGTTTCCGAGGTCGTAGTGATGCGCCACGTTCTGCTGCGCCTTCCCGACCGGATTCGCCTGCTGAAATCGCTTCACGGTACGCGAGACGCGCTTGAGCACGTTCTGCAGCGGGTAACTGGCCAGTGTCGAGCGGTTCATCGAGAAGAGATTGAGGAAGTCCCGCAGGTTCGAACCGTCCTCGAAGCTAAGGCGCCCGTCCATGTAGGCTTCACCCGCATGCAGCTCGGGATTGAGGAAAAGCTTGTGATAGAGTGATCGGTCGGTCAGTCGCATGGTGACGCTTGGCCCCGGCTTTTCACCCCCGAAGGCATGCACGCCCCCCTGCGCGTCGATCACCTTCAACGTTCCTGCGCGTACGAAGGATTTCAGCATGTGGGACAGCGGGAACATCGGCACCTCTGATGATTGTTCGAACGGGCCGGATGGTTCCACAGTTGCAGGCAGGTGGCTAGAGGGAAAACCTGCAGATCAGAACGGATCTAAAGTACAGGAAAGACAGCCTATTTGGGGAACAACCATGAGTCGCTCCGGTTGGAAGCCTGACTCTCGTGGGGCCGAGAGCTGCCATGACATCCATCGAACAGGAGTAGCCGATGTTCTTCCGCCAGAAGCAGATGGCGTATCACGCCAAGCCTGAGAAGCCCGATCCGCTTTTTGCCAAGATGCTGCAGGAGCCCCTCGGCGGCCAATGGGGCGAGATCAGCGTGATGATGACCTACCTGTTCCAGGGCTGGAACTGCCGCGGTCCGCAGAAGTACAAGGACATGATCATGGATATCGGCACCGAGGAGATCGGCCATGTCGAGATGCTCGCCACCATGATCGCGCGCCTGCTCGAGACCTCGCCGATCGAGCAGCAGGAGGATATGGCCAGGAATTCGGTGGTGGGCGCCGTGATGGGCGGTGCCCGTGTGGAGGACGCCATTGTGGCCGGCATGAACCCTCAGCAGTATATCGTGGCGGGTCTCGGCGCCAGGCCGTCCGACAGCGTCGGCAATCCCTGGAATGCGGCCTACACCATCGCAAGCGGCAATCTGCTTGCCGATTTTCGCTTCAACGTGACGGCCGAGAGCCAGGGCCGCCTGCAGGTGGCGCGTCTCTACAACATGACGAACGATACCGGCGTGCGCGACATGCTCTCGTTCATGCTCGCCCGTGACACCATGCATCAGAACCAGTGGCTCGCCGCCATCCGCGAACTGCAGGAGGATGGGCTTGAAGATACACCAGTTCCGTCGAATTTCCCGCAGGACCTGGAGAAGACCGAGGTTTCCTACCAATTCCTGAACCATTCCGAGGGAATGGAAAGCCAAGCGGGGCGCTGGGCACAGGGACCCGCACCGGAC is part of the Microvirga terrae genome and encodes:
- a CDS encoding manganese catalase family protein, with the translated sequence MFFRQKQMAYHAKPEKPDPLFAKMLQEPLGGQWGEISVMMTYLFQGWNCRGPQKYKDMIMDIGTEEIGHVEMLATMIARLLETSPIEQQEDMARNSVVGAVMGGARVEDAIVAGMNPQQYIVAGLGARPSDSVGNPWNAAYTIASGNLLADFRFNVTAESQGRLQVARLYNMTNDTGVRDMLSFMLARDTMHQNQWLAAIRELQEDGLEDTPVPSNFPQDLEKTEVSYQFLNHSEGMESQAGRWAQGPAPDGKGTFTYVDRPPAYTEDEGQLNPIDPRVYGTPPAPVPPAAAE
- a CDS encoding 50S ribosomal protein L11 methyltransferase; this encodes MLEGLHPNRPTHVFRITTDERSARAMTDMIGEIFDPAETAVASFETEDGGPWMLEAYFAHQPDEAAIRDLLRPIVGTEADKGVFLPIEQKDWVKASLEGLKPVRAGRIFVHGSHDRHERRPSDIAIEIEAGLAFGTGHHGTTKGCLLAFVDELKTRTPRHVLDVGTGTGILAFAAAKILKRPVVAGDIDPEAVRVARENARLNGIGAFMKLYVGPGIRHPDADRTGHFDLVFANILAKPLRMLAPSLARVASPDGTIILSGLLARDVPGVLSTYAHQGWYLRRRYDLEGWAALVLKRGNARPLPRP
- a CDS encoding SDR family NAD(P)-dependent oxidoreductase, with the protein product MPGRLFDKVAIVTGAGTGIGEAIALKFAQEGARLLLVGLPDDPVDDVARTINGAGGFAEVYLGDIAEERHAQAAVEACVSAYGRIDVLVNNAGVFLAIAETQDYPIDKFDETFRSNVRSVFLMTRFALPHLQESHGNIIATGSEAGMIGHPKNTPYGGTKAFIHSFIRGVAAEQVPYGVRANCVCPGPIDTAWTHKSTGPMDAELATMITQATPMGRRGTPEEVANVFCFLASDEASFVTGALYMVDGGITISKGPVGAKASSHFKKQPKGKLPTRHSHDGLKNKDYETLT
- a CDS encoding SAM-dependent methyltransferase, translated to MFPLSHMLKSFVRAGTLKVIDAQGGVHAFGGEKPGPSVTMRLTDRSLYHKLFLNPELHAGEAYMDGRLSFEDGSNLRDFLNLFSMNRSTLASYPLQNVLKRVSRTVKRFQQANPVGKAQQNVAHHYDLGNDFYKLFLDKGMQYSCAYFVNDDDTLEEAQQNKLRLIASKLQLRPGLKILDIGSGWGDLALYLAAMENVDVTGVTLSKEQYELSNEKARRAGLSDRVRFELLDYRKVDRRFDRIVSVGMFEHVGVHHYGEFFAKINALLNDDGLMVLHSIGKMSPPGTASPWLRKYIFPGAYSPALSEVFPVVEQNQLWVTDLEFLRLHYAKTLNHWHRRFEANREKIAAMYDERFCRMFEFYLISAETMFTTGSQLVFHMQLARKRDAAPIVRDYITDTQRAYKAEEAGKLQVLQPVEKVLQAG
- a CDS encoding Gfo/Idh/MocA family protein produces the protein MTMLFETGLSRRLFLRGTGGGLLLGSALAAAGPSFAQSSGASGGGGSTLPPDRPTGRPMPEMEKAMPEAPGKRLGYAIVGLGQFALNQIIPSFAESKSSKLVALVSGNRDKALQVAERYGVQQKNIYDYQSFDRIADNDEIDIVYIILPNALHAEYTVRAFKAGKHVLCEKPMAVTAEECETMIRAGREADRKLMIAYRAQYEPYNMEAIRMAREGELGKIRLVTSDHGRILDPKVPADQWRMVKALAGGGSLYDIGIYSLQAARYITGEEPVEVSAHISSDTSDPRFREIEELVAFQLRFPSGALASLTSSYSTSPVKRIQVFGSKASLVLDPATEYERHQMMVKTEKEERRVQSPEGNQFAAEMDHMAKAVLEKREPKTPGEEGLRDIRIMQAVYRAAQEGRPVSLETTGSTAR